Proteins encoded by one window of Salicibibacter halophilus:
- a CDS encoding sensor histidine kinase, whose amino-acid sequence MNNNKQTLETIIVQMKDTIRSSKEQIFEICEQTRQEYETLESELKDTRRKVSEIIQQTDEKRRRAQVARNRLAVINRDFNTFSNEEAKKVYDDANEHRLQLAVLENEEKQLRERRDQIERRLLQLQDTLNRGEVLVGQVSVVHNFLDGDLREVGEMVEDAKEKQAFGLKIIQAQEEERRRLAREIHDGPAQLLANVLLRSEIIGRTYSEYGIEAALNELQDVREAIKGSLAEVRRIIYDLRPMALDDLGLVPTLKKYLDGVADELEGTDIRFILHGDEHKMAVNLKVALFRLVQESVQNALKHANARQISVKAEMRAKQVHLIIQDDGQGFEPEEKSSKPGFGLMGMKERVNMLKGDLKIESAKGNGTKITIIVPINTE is encoded by the coding sequence GAAACATTGGAGAGTGAACTGAAGGATACCCGGCGGAAAGTCTCTGAGATTATCCAACAAACAGATGAAAAACGGCGCCGGGCGCAAGTGGCACGGAACCGTCTCGCTGTGATTAACCGGGATTTTAACACATTTTCCAATGAAGAAGCCAAGAAAGTGTATGATGATGCAAATGAACATCGCCTCCAACTCGCCGTCTTGGAAAATGAAGAAAAACAATTGCGGGAAAGGCGAGATCAAATTGAGCGCCGGCTGTTACAGCTGCAAGATACGTTGAATCGCGGAGAGGTGCTTGTGGGGCAGGTATCGGTCGTACACAATTTTTTGGATGGTGATTTACGTGAAGTCGGGGAAATGGTGGAAGATGCGAAAGAAAAACAGGCATTTGGCCTGAAAATCATTCAAGCCCAGGAAGAGGAGCGCAGACGACTGGCCAGGGAGATCCATGATGGTCCTGCGCAATTGCTGGCGAACGTGCTTCTCCGTTCGGAGATTATAGGGCGGACTTACAGCGAGTATGGAATCGAAGCTGCATTAAATGAGCTGCAGGATGTCCGTGAAGCGATTAAAGGCAGCCTCGCCGAAGTAAGGCGCATCATTTATGACCTAAGACCCATGGCTCTTGACGATCTGGGGCTCGTCCCGACGCTAAAAAAATATTTGGATGGCGTTGCAGACGAACTCGAGGGGACAGATATCCGCTTTATTCTCCACGGCGATGAACACAAGATGGCTGTAAACCTTAAAGTTGCCTTGTTCAGGCTGGTTCAGGAGTCGGTCCAAAATGCGCTCAAACACGCGAATGCCCGGCAAATTTCAGTAAAAGCCGAAATGCGTGCAAAACAAGTTCATTTGATCATTCAGGACGATGGGCAAGGGTTTGAGCCGGAAGAAAAATCATCGAAGCCCGGATTCGGCCTTATGGGCATGAAGGAACGGGTGAATATGCTCAAAGGTGATTTAAAGATAGAGTCAGCCAAAGGAAACGGAACGAAGATTACAATCATCGTACCGATTAATACTGAATAA
- a CDS encoding response regulator gives MAEQGKIKLILIDDHKLFREGVKRILEMDDQFEIIAEGDDGGEATNLVAQHRPDVVLMDINMPGVNGVEATRNLVERFPDVKVLILSIHDDEAYVTHVLKTGAAGYLLKEMDADALIEAVKVVGSGGAYIHPKVTHNLIKEYRRLASDNGNHSAGTELGYKEVEYRKPLHILTRRECDVLQLMTDGYSNRMVGEELYISEKTVKNHVSNILQKMNVNDRTQAVVESIKKGWVKVR, from the coding sequence ATGGCTGAACAAGGAAAAATTAAACTTATACTCATCGACGATCATAAATTGTTTCGAGAAGGCGTTAAACGTATTCTGGAGATGGATGATCAGTTTGAAATAATCGCTGAAGGGGATGACGGGGGCGAGGCAACCAACCTCGTTGCCCAACATCGGCCGGATGTCGTATTAATGGACATCAATATGCCGGGGGTAAACGGTGTTGAGGCTACTCGGAATTTAGTTGAACGGTTCCCTGATGTAAAAGTATTGATTCTTTCCATTCATGATGACGAAGCATATGTCACTCATGTGTTAAAAACAGGCGCCGCGGGTTATTTGTTAAAGGAAATGGATGCAGACGCGTTGATTGAGGCAGTCAAAGTGGTAGGATCAGGCGGCGCTTATATCCATCCAAAAGTCACCCATAATTTAATTAAAGAATACCGCAGACTCGCAAGTGACAACGGAAATCATTCCGCAGGCACGGAACTGGGTTATAAAGAGGTGGAATACCGTAAACCATTGCATATTTTAACCCGGCGGGAATGCGATGTGCTTCAGCTAATGACCGATGGTTATAGTAACCGTATGGTTGGCGAAGAGCTTTATATCAGTGAAAAAACCGTCAAAAACCATGTCAGTAATATTTTGCAAAAGATGAATGTGAACGACCGTACGCAAGCAGTCGTTGAATCTATAAAAAAAGGTTGGGTAAAAGTACGTTAA
- a CDS encoding DegV family protein: MGKISIVTDSTAYLDEQTLAENDISVIPLSVVFDQETIEETEIGTEAFYDKMREHEKLPTTSQPSLGEFINLYEKLGETSDSIISFHLSSGISGTFETAVAAARSVEEVNVYPFDSEISCSPQGYYAVEAAKLAREGKTVDEIFEALTSIRDTLAAYFIVADLNHLHRGGRMSGAQKFLGSALQIKPILHFEDKVIVPFEKVRTEKKAIKRVMELLEQDAEEGPVRATVVHANVPDKAEEIRSALEKKYDNLEIDLSVFGPVIGTHLGEKALGITWYKK; encoded by the coding sequence ATGGGAAAAATATCAATTGTAACCGACAGCACCGCATATTTGGACGAGCAGACGCTAGCGGAAAACGACATCTCTGTCATTCCGTTAAGCGTCGTTTTCGATCAAGAAACGATTGAAGAAACGGAGATAGGCACCGAAGCATTTTACGACAAAATGCGCGAACACGAAAAATTGCCAACGACTTCACAACCGTCCCTTGGTGAATTTATTAATTTGTATGAAAAATTGGGTGAAACATCCGATTCAATCATTTCTTTTCACTTGTCGAGCGGAATTAGCGGAACATTTGAAACGGCTGTAGCGGCTGCCCGGTCGGTGGAAGAAGTGAACGTCTATCCATTTGACAGCGAAATCAGCTGTAGTCCCCAAGGATATTATGCAGTAGAAGCCGCGAAACTTGCCCGGGAAGGAAAGACGGTTGACGAGATATTCGAAGCGTTGACGTCGATTCGTGATACGTTAGCCGCTTACTTTATCGTTGCTGATCTAAACCATCTTCATCGAGGCGGCCGCATGAGCGGTGCGCAGAAATTCCTCGGCAGTGCATTGCAAATAAAGCCGATCCTTCATTTTGAAGATAAAGTAATTGTCCCTTTTGAAAAAGTGCGTACCGAAAAAAAAGCCATTAAAAGGGTGATGGAGTTGCTGGAACAGGATGCCGAAGAAGGACCCGTCCGTGCAACCGTTGTTCATGCCAATGTTCCCGATAAGGCTGAAGAAATACGATCCGCCCTCGAAAAAAAATACGATAACCTTGAAATTGACCTTAGCGTTTTTGGTCCCGTGATCGGAACACATCTCGGTGAAAAAGCCCTCGGAATCACTTGGTACAAAAAATAG
- a CDS encoding helicase-related protein, with amino-acid sequence MKVALVKPRSGHSPVILPLACVNEHDEIQSEASPISRLTSPRGFPPEASSNDLPNWHEVWQLLDGRALLSNELPFPYTTLEPFIRRGYVHLQPGIHARPRLACARCGNTHKHWFSRYACAWCEDSCVYCRACVSMGRVTTCTPLFTWKGPALSGEKSQANVLAWRGELSSLQQWAAARITETIGQSGAAELLVWAVCGAGKTEMLFPGIARGLEAGKRVLIATPRTDVVLELVPRLQQAFPTTALAGLYGGSEERLAYGQLVVATTHQTRRFQRAFDVSIIDEVDAFPYRYDASLAYAVKKATKKHAATIYLTATPDNRLRKRCEKKHAVIRVNRRFHGFPLPVPGFQWCGNWRKKLLQERLPAVFSDWTDQQLASGRQALIFVPSVQKAKELCKLLQLREPSIASVHSGDPARKEIVENFRNRDMPMLVTTTILERGVTIYGIDVAVLGAEDEVFTASALVQIAGRAGRSAKDPDGRVTFFHHGKTSAMTRCERQIMAMNGEGEPKMGHNRCRQCLHPLNANASWGALFSWQQKRLCDECQGKLRVLGPPWCLYCSRPLERTACCADCRRWEKTRHWSGLLSRNISLFSYDDHLQEVISSYKYRGDVALAHVFTEALTRTFRKNFKEAIPTPIPLSEERLLERGFNQAAVLAEQLPVPYKGCLVRVVDEEKQSKRSRRDRLRGHVRPFIFQEHTASVSGKHMLLIDDIYTTGTTLRKAALPLLEEGARQVSALTIARG; translated from the coding sequence ATGAAAGTTGCCCTCGTTAAGCCCCGCAGTGGTCACTCTCCTGTTATCCTCCCCCTTGCTTGTGTAAACGAACATGATGAAATTCAATCAGAAGCCTCCCCGATTTCGAGGCTTACGTCTCCTCGAGGATTCCCCCCGGAAGCGTCTTCCAACGATCTGCCGAACTGGCATGAGGTGTGGCAATTATTGGATGGACGCGCATTGCTTTCCAATGAACTCCCCTTCCCTTATACAACATTGGAGCCATTCATACGCCGTGGTTATGTGCATTTGCAACCAGGCATCCATGCCCGCCCTCGTTTGGCATGCGCCCGTTGCGGCAACACGCATAAGCATTGGTTTTCCCGTTATGCATGTGCTTGGTGTGAAGATTCTTGCGTCTATTGCCGGGCTTGCGTTTCTATGGGACGCGTAACAACATGCACCCCTCTCTTCACGTGGAAAGGTCCGGCGCTTAGTGGGGAAAAATCGCAGGCAAACGTATTGGCCTGGCGTGGAGAACTTTCGAGTTTGCAGCAATGGGCGGCGGCCCGCATTACTGAAACCATTGGGCAATCGGGGGCCGCCGAACTGCTGGTTTGGGCGGTATGCGGAGCCGGAAAAACCGAGATGTTGTTCCCCGGAATCGCACGCGGGCTTGAGGCAGGAAAACGAGTGCTCATTGCCACTCCGCGGACAGATGTTGTCCTTGAGCTTGTCCCCCGGTTACAGCAAGCGTTTCCGACGACTGCGTTGGCCGGGTTATACGGCGGCAGTGAAGAGCGTCTCGCCTACGGGCAGTTGGTTGTAGCCACCACGCACCAAACAAGGCGTTTTCAACGTGCATTTGACGTTTCCATCATTGATGAAGTAGATGCGTTTCCTTATCGTTATGATGCAAGTTTAGCCTATGCAGTAAAAAAAGCGACGAAAAAACATGCGGCCACGATTTATTTAACGGCAACTCCCGATAACCGATTGCGGAAAAGGTGCGAAAAAAAGCATGCGGTGATTCGTGTCAATCGTCGGTTCCACGGATTTCCGTTACCCGTCCCCGGTTTTCAATGGTGCGGAAATTGGCGGAAGAAACTTTTGCAAGAACGATTACCCGCGGTCTTTTCAGATTGGACCGATCAACAACTGGCGTCGGGAAGACAAGCGTTGATTTTCGTTCCGAGTGTCCAAAAGGCCAAGGAATTGTGCAAGCTCTTGCAGCTCAGAGAGCCGTCGATTGCCAGTGTCCACTCCGGAGACCCGGCGCGTAAAGAAATAGTTGAAAATTTTCGGAATAGGGATATGCCGATGCTTGTAACAACGACGATATTAGAGCGGGGCGTCACCATTTATGGGATTGATGTGGCGGTTCTTGGAGCAGAGGATGAAGTGTTCACAGCGTCTGCGCTTGTTCAAATTGCGGGCAGGGCAGGACGGAGTGCCAAAGACCCGGACGGGAGGGTGACCTTTTTTCATCACGGGAAAACAAGCGCGATGACTAGATGCGAGCGGCAGATTATGGCTATGAATGGGGAGGGGGAACCGAAAATGGGTCATAACCGTTGCCGGCAGTGCTTGCATCCATTGAATGCAAATGCCAGTTGGGGAGCGTTATTTTCATGGCAGCAGAAAAGATTATGTGATGAGTGCCAAGGCAAGTTAAGGGTTTTGGGACCTCCTTGGTGCCTGTATTGCAGCCGCCCGCTGGAACGGACCGCTTGTTGTGCGGATTGCCGGCGGTGGGAGAAAACGAGGCACTGGTCTGGTTTGCTTTCTCGAAATATCTCCCTTTTTTCGTACGATGACCATTTGCAGGAAGTGATAAGCAGCTATAAATATCGAGGAGATGTAGCGCTGGCGCACGTGTTTACAGAAGCATTAACACGAACCTTCCGGAAAAATTTTAAAGAAGCGATCCCGACCCCGATTCCGCTAAGTGAAGAACGTCTTCTGGAGCGTGGATTTAATCAAGCGGCAGTGTTGGCGGAACAGTTGCCGGTTCCTTACAAGGGTTGCTTAGTGAGGGTAGTGGATGAGGAAAAACAAAGTAAACGGTCCCGGAGGGATCGATTGCGTGGCCACGTTCGTCCGTTTATTTTTCAGGAGCATACGGCGAGCGTCTCCGGTAAACATATGCTGCTTATCGATGATATTTATACGACAGGAACCACTTTACGGAAGGCGGCCCTCCCCCTGCTGGAAGAAGGCGCGAGACAAGTATCCGCGCTAACGATTGCAAGAGGTTAA
- a CDS encoding TIGR03826 family flagellar region protein, producing the protein MQEVKLESLRVFASEVKPVIGKWAATVKHSEKVSDMIDTIIFGGATMTELANCPACGALYVKTAIALCNRCRQSKEERFDKVYRFLKKKENRTSTISRAVAHTGVAETEILGFIREGRLQLTDLPNFHMPCSFCGEATRNGRLCKSCEKRLQADMASLNNTKETAEADGYVNKQLHSRKYE; encoded by the coding sequence TTGCAAGAGGTTAAGCTGGAGAGTTTACGGGTGTTTGCCAGTGAAGTAAAGCCTGTCATCGGCAAATGGGCAGCAACCGTTAAACATTCAGAGAAAGTATCCGATATGATAGATACCATCATTTTTGGAGGAGCAACAATGACAGAGCTCGCTAACTGTCCTGCTTGCGGGGCGTTATATGTCAAAACCGCAATCGCTTTATGTAACCGTTGTCGTCAATCGAAGGAAGAGCGTTTTGATAAGGTTTATCGATTTTTAAAGAAGAAAGAGAACCGGACCTCGACCATATCGCGAGCGGTTGCACACACAGGTGTGGCGGAAACAGAAATTCTGGGATTTATTCGCGAAGGAAGGCTGCAACTGACGGATCTGCCTAATTTTCATATGCCATGTTCGTTTTGTGGAGAAGCTACACGCAACGGTCGGTTGTGTAAATCGTGTGAAAAGCGATTGCAGGCAGATATGGCGAGCCTAAACAATACAAAAGAAACAGCCGAGGCTGATGGTTATGTAAACAAACAGCTTCATTCACGGAAATATGAATGA
- the flgM gene encoding flagellar biosynthesis anti-sigma factor FlgM: MKIHPHNQIPHSYKQATEQAKHQQKPKEAKQDQVEISQTAKEMQHLAVGENRKAKVEALQKQIDAGEYQIDERAVANRFYQFWNEQAGITGDE, encoded by the coding sequence ATGAAGATTCATCCGCACAATCAAATTCCCCATTCTTATAAACAAGCGACAGAGCAAGCGAAGCACCAACAAAAACCGAAAGAAGCAAAGCAAGATCAAGTGGAGATTTCCCAAACGGCAAAAGAAATGCAACACTTGGCAGTTGGTGAAAACCGCAAAGCAAAGGTGGAAGCACTACAGAAACAAATAGATGCCGGTGAATATCAGATAGATGAACGGGCTGTCGCCAATCGATTTTATCAATTCTGGAATGAACAAGCGGGGATAACGGGAGATGAATGA
- a CDS encoding flagellar protein FlgN: MNDIVTLKESLERLNQHHEYLLALAAKKTKAIQNSDREVLEEIVRLEQGEVRSLRQMEKARRRMVATFIDRHCPHLETDAPMERWISYVPEKERGELEEHKKKLQATILDLQEKNGLNQQLLNDGLAMVTAMLGAVRQEEYTVYTSAANTKKTNDFKRFSTFDSKA, encoded by the coding sequence ATGAATGATATTGTAACGCTTAAAGAAAGCCTTGAAAGACTGAATCAACACCACGAGTATTTGTTGGCGCTTGCCGCCAAGAAAACGAAGGCCATTCAAAACTCCGACCGTGAAGTCCTTGAAGAAATTGTGCGGCTTGAACAAGGTGAGGTGCGTTCGCTGCGGCAAATGGAAAAGGCGCGCCGACGCATGGTTGCAACGTTCATTGACCGTCACTGCCCCCATCTTGAAACGGATGCTCCCATGGAGCGCTGGATTTCTTATGTGCCTGAAAAGGAACGGGGGGAATTGGAGGAACACAAGAAGAAACTGCAGGCAACAATTCTGGATTTGCAGGAAAAGAATGGCCTCAATCAACAATTGTTAAATGACGGTCTTGCGATGGTGACTGCCATGTTGGGGGCTGTCCGCCAAGAAGAATATACGGTGTATACATCAGCTGCCAATACGAAGAAGACGAACGATTTCAAGCGGTTTTCAACGTTCGATTCAAAAGCTTAA